A single genomic interval of Methanobrevibacter ruminantium harbors:
- a CDS encoding virulence RhuM family protein — MSNLEIKETYLYKTSEWIVTAEVYLSEDTIWATQKEMGKLFDVNVRTISDHLRNIFRDGELEKDSVIRKSRITAADGKKYNTNLYNLDAIISVGYRVNSKKATYFRKWTTQILKEYMIKGFALNDEALKNGGILKE, encoded by the coding sequence ATGTCTAATTTAGAAATAAAAGAAACATACCTATATAAAACCAGTGAATGGATAGTCACTGCAGAAGTGTATTTGTCCGAAGATACAATATGGGCAACTCAAAAAGAAATGGGCAAATTATTTGATGTTAATGTAAGAACAATCAGCGACCATTTAAGAAACATATTCAGGGATGGAGAATTGGAAAAAGATTCAGTTATCCGAAAATCTCGGATAACTGCAGCTGATGGTAAAAAATATAATACAAACCTATATAATTTAGATGCAATCATCTCTGTAGGCTATCGTGTAAACAGCAAGAAAGCAACTTATTTTAGAAAATGGACAACTCAAATACTAAAGGAATACATGATAAAGGGATTTGCTCTTAACGATGAAGCTCTTAAAAATGGAGGAATTTTAAAAGAATAA
- a CDS encoding BRO family protein: MKENNIKLFEGRQIRTKWDEEIQDYYYSIIDVIAVLTESKDPNAYWRKLKQRLKEEGNQTVTNCHQLKMPAKDGKMRMTDVATTKQLLRLIQSVPSPNAEPFKLWLAQVGSERLDEIADPELSIERAINNYRQQGYSEEWISQRIRSMEIRKDLTAEWDRSGVEKGLEYAILTDEISRASFGLTTNQHKRIKGLKKENLRDNMTNAELVINMLGELATTEISKSENPNGFEESQDVAKRGGTIAGNARRELEANTGRKVISKSNANDKRLLGK; encoded by the coding sequence ATGAAAGAAAACAATATAAAACTATTTGAAGGCAGACAAATCAGAACCAAATGGGATGAGGAAATACAGGACTATTACTATTCAATAATAGATGTTATCGCAGTCCTTACTGAAAGCAAAGACCCCAATGCTTACTGGAGAAAATTAAAACAAAGATTGAAGGAAGAAGGAAACCAAACCGTGACAAATTGTCACCAGTTGAAAATGCCGGCTAAAGATGGCAAAATGAGAATGACAGATGTGGCAACCACCAAACAGCTCTTACGCCTCATACAGTCTGTCCCATCACCAAATGCGGAACCATTCAAACTATGGTTGGCTCAAGTTGGAAGCGAAAGGCTTGATGAGATAGCAGATCCTGAACTGTCCATAGAAAGGGCAATCAACAACTATCGTCAACAGGGCTATAGCGAGGAATGGATAAGCCAAAGGATAAGAAGCATGGAAATCAGAAAGGATCTGACAGCAGAATGGGACAGATCAGGAGTTGAGAAAGGATTGGAATATGCAATCTTAACAGATGAAATAAGCAGAGCGTCATTTGGACTAACAACAAATCAGCATAAAAGGATAAAAGGACTGAAAAAGGAAAACCTTAGAGACAATATGACAAATGCAGAGCTTGTAATCAATATGCTAGGGGAACTGGCCACCACAGAAATAAGCAAAAGCGAAAACCCAAACGGATTCGAGGAAAGCCAAGATGTAGCTAAGCGTGGCGGAACCATTGCAGGAAATGCTCGCCGCGAACTGGAGGCAAACACTGGACGAAAAGTAATCAGCAAAAGCAATGCCAACGATAAAAGATTATTAGGCAAATAA